A genome region from Palleronia sp. LCG004 includes the following:
- the rfbC gene encoding dTDP-4-dehydrorhamnose 3,5-epimerase encodes MLEIEETPLPGVLILTPKRFGDDRGFFAETWNRKRMEEAGIEIDFVQDNHSLSARAGTLRGLHFQSPPQPQAKLVRCGRGALFDVAVDIRVGSPTYGQWTGVELSAVNGRQLLIPEGFLHGFVTREDDTEVVYKCSGYYAPDCDGGVAWNDPEIDIDWGLDGADPILSDKDAKAPLLSQIGSHFEWSAS; translated from the coding sequence ATGCTAGAGATCGAAGAGACCCCGCTTCCGGGCGTTCTGATCCTGACGCCGAAGCGGTTCGGCGACGATCGCGGCTTTTTCGCCGAAACCTGGAATCGCAAGCGCATGGAAGAGGCCGGAATCGAGATCGATTTCGTGCAGGACAACCATTCGCTCTCGGCGCGTGCCGGCACGCTCAGGGGGCTTCATTTCCAGTCGCCGCCCCAGCCCCAAGCCAAGCTCGTGCGCTGCGGGCGCGGCGCGCTTTTCGACGTCGCCGTCGACATCCGCGTGGGCTCGCCCACCTACGGGCAATGGACGGGGGTGGAGCTTTCGGCCGTGAACGGACGCCAGCTCCTCATCCCCGAGGGGTTTCTGCACGGCTTCGTCACCCGCGAGGACGACACCGAGGTCGTCTACAAGTGCAGCGGCTACTATGCGCCGGATTGCGACGGCGGCGTCGCCTGGAACGATCCCGAGATCGACATCGACTGGGGCCTCGACGGGGCCGACCCGATCCTGTCGGACAAGGACGCCAAGGCCCCGCTCCTGTCGCAGATCGGCAGCCATTTCGAATGGAGCGCTTCATGA
- the rfbD gene encoding dTDP-4-dehydrorhamnose reductase — protein sequence MKVLVFGRTGQVATHLAGYPETTCLGREAADLSDPAACAALIAETGADAIVNAAAYTAVDRAEEEPELARMVNAEAPGAMARAAAERGIPFLHVSTDYVFDGSGSDPRGTDAPTGPLNIYGRTKLEGEEAVRAAGGPHAILRTSWVFSAHGGNFVKTMLRLSETRDALRIVDDQIGGPTPADGIAETLMIMARAMADGQPGGTHHYAGAPGTSWADFAREIFAAAGRNVAVEGIPTSEYPTPAARPLNSRLDCAALTRDFGVPPADWKAALKGIVSELTA from the coding sequence ATGAAGGTCCTGGTCTTCGGTCGCACAGGACAGGTCGCCACCCATCTGGCGGGCTACCCCGAGACGACCTGCCTCGGGCGCGAGGCCGCCGATCTGAGCGATCCGGCCGCCTGCGCGGCCCTCATCGCCGAGACGGGTGCCGACGCGATCGTCAACGCCGCTGCCTACACGGCCGTCGACCGCGCCGAGGAAGAGCCCGAGCTCGCCCGCATGGTCAATGCCGAGGCCCCCGGGGCCATGGCGCGCGCGGCGGCCGAGCGGGGGATACCGTTCCTGCATGTCTCGACCGATTACGTCTTCGACGGCAGCGGCAGCGATCCGCGCGGCACCGACGCGCCTACCGGGCCGCTCAACATCTATGGCCGCACCAAGCTCGAGGGCGAGGAAGCCGTGCGCGCGGCCGGCGGGCCGCATGCGATCCTCAGAACCTCGTGGGTCTTCTCGGCGCATGGCGGCAACTTCGTGAAGACCATGCTGCGCCTGTCGGAGACGCGCGACGCGCTTCGCATCGTCGACGATCAGATCGGCGGGCCCACACCGGCTGACGGCATCGCCGAGACGCTGATGATCATGGCCCGCGCCATGGCCGACGGCCAGCCCGGCGGCACCCATCACTACGCGGGCGCGCCCGGGACCTCGTGGGCGGACTTCGCCCGCGAGATCTTCGCCGCTGCGGGCCGCAATGTCGCCGTCGAGGGCATTCCGACCTCGGAATACCCGACGCCCGCGGCCCGACCGCTCAATTCCCGGCTCGACTGCGCGGCCCTGACCCGCGATTTCGGCGTGCCGCCTGCCGATTGGAAGGCTGCGCTGAAGGGTATCGTCTCCGAGCTCACCGCCTGA
- a CDS encoding cytochrome b, whose product MAALTDSHHRYGFVTRVLHWGMALLFAAQLASAAAHALLPREHALRETLWSYHPTLGATLFVLVLLRGAWGLFNLPRRPPHSGTLGRAAVAGHAAIYALMVVVPGVRLLAAAGGTRGFDYLGFRIFAPRETEIAWMQAPAELHGEMGWILAVLIAGHVFMALVWHRLVQRDEVLGRMAG is encoded by the coding sequence ATGGCCGCACTCACCGACAGCCACCACCGCTACGGTTTCGTCACGCGGGTGCTGCATTGGGGCATGGCGCTGCTCTTCGCCGCGCAACTGGCCTCGGCGGCAGCGCATGCGCTGCTGCCCCGAGAGCACGCGCTGCGCGAGACGCTCTGGAGCTACCACCCGACGCTCGGTGCCACGCTCTTCGTGCTTGTGCTGCTGCGCGGGGCCTGGGGGCTGTTCAACCTGCCACGCCGACCGCCTCATTCAGGTACGCTCGGCCGCGCAGCGGTGGCGGGCCATGCGGCGATCTACGCGCTCATGGTTGTCGTTCCGGGGGTGAGGCTCCTCGCCGCTGCGGGGGGGACGCGCGGTTTCGACTATCTGGGCTTCCGGATCTTCGCCCCGCGCGAGACCGAGATCGCCTGGATGCAGGCCCCGGCCGAGCTGCATGGCGAGATGGGCTGGATCCTTGCGGTGCTGATCGCGGGCCATGTCTTCATGGCGCTCGTCTGGCATCGCCTCGTCCAGCGCGACGAGGTGCTCGGACGCATGGCCGGCTGA
- the rfbB gene encoding dTDP-glucose 4,6-dehydratase, with translation MKILVTGGAGFIGSAVVRRAIAEGHEVVNLDALTYAACLDNVASVADAPGYAFVQADLRDPDALGRAFADHAPDAVLHLAAESHVDRSIDGPGIFVETNVTGTYNLLQAARAHWIERGRPESFRFHHVSTDEVFGSLGETGFFTEETPYAPNSPYSASKAASDHLVRAWGETYQLPVLLTNCSNNYGPYHFPEKLIPVVILNALAHREIPVYGQGTNVRDWLYVEDHADALLTVLTRGKVGRSYNIGGENEARNIDLVTTICGILDRLRPREAPYADLITHVADRPGHDQRYAIDPSRIRDELGWRPSVTLEQGLEKTVQWYLDNENWWRALQDRQGVGERLGKS, from the coding sequence ATGAAGATCCTCGTCACCGGCGGTGCCGGGTTCATCGGATCGGCGGTCGTGCGCCGCGCCATCGCCGAAGGCCACGAGGTCGTGAACCTTGACGCGCTGACCTATGCGGCCTGCCTCGACAACGTGGCCTCGGTGGCGGATGCGCCGGGCTATGCCTTCGTCCAGGCCGATCTGCGCGATCCCGATGCGCTCGGACGGGCCTTTGCCGATCATGCGCCCGATGCGGTGCTGCATCTCGCGGCCGAAAGCCACGTGGACCGCTCGATCGACGGGCCGGGCATCTTCGTCGAGACGAACGTGACGGGAACCTACAACCTGCTGCAGGCCGCACGCGCCCATTGGATCGAGCGCGGCCGCCCTGAAAGCTTTCGCTTCCACCACGTCTCGACCGACGAGGTGTTCGGCTCACTGGGCGAGACCGGCTTCTTCACCGAAGAAACGCCCTATGCCCCGAACTCGCCCTATTCGGCGTCCAAGGCGGCTTCGGACCACCTCGTGCGTGCCTGGGGCGAGACGTATCAGCTGCCGGTGCTGCTCACCAATTGCTCGAACAATTACGGCCCCTACCACTTCCCCGAAAAGCTCATCCCCGTGGTGATCCTGAACGCGCTGGCCCATCGCGAAATCCCGGTCTACGGGCAAGGCACGAACGTGCGCGACTGGCTCTATGTCGAGGATCACGCCGACGCGCTCCTGACCGTTCTCACACGAGGAAAGGTGGGGCGGAGCTACAATATCGGCGGCGAGAACGAGGCGCGCAACATCGATCTGGTGACCACGATCTGCGGGATCCTCGACCGGCTGCGCCCGCGCGAGGCACCTTACGCCGATCTCATCACCCATGTGGCTGACCGCCCCGGACACGACCAGCGCTACGCGATCGACCCGTCGCGCATCCGCGACGAACTCGGCTGGCGGCCCTCGGTGACGCTCGAGCAGGGGCTCGAGAAGACCGTGCAATGGTATCTCGACAACGAGAATTGGTGGCGCGCGCTGCAAGACCGCCAGGGGGTCGGAGAAAGGCTCGGAAAATCATGA
- a CDS encoding ABC transporter permease: MPRNPVFPPGGPQRPAKLRRVNRSFPAMRSVMALVLREMSSRYGRSPGGYLWAIMEPLGGILVLSIGFSLLVRTPSLGNSFLLFYATGYLPFQIYMSVSNAVARSVSYSRALLFYPAVTWLDAMIARTVLNSLTGLLVTYILLTGIFVMTETRTVIALGPVALSLALAIALGAGVGAFNCVISGLFKAWEQIWSIAMRPIFIVSGVFFLYEDMPPNVAAILWWNPLLHITGLMRRGIYATYRADYVSITYVLAVSLGALAMGLLLMGRFHRKILNE, from the coding sequence ATGCCCCGCAATCCCGTCTTTCCGCCCGGAGGGCCGCAGCGACCCGCGAAACTCAGGCGCGTCAATCGCAGCTTTCCGGCCATGCGTTCGGTCATGGCGCTCGTCCTGCGCGAGATGTCGTCTCGCTACGGACGGTCTCCGGGCGGCTATCTCTGGGCGATCATGGAGCCCCTGGGCGGCATCCTGGTGCTGTCGATCGGCTTCTCGTTGCTGGTGCGCACGCCCTCGCTCGGCAATTCCTTCCTGCTGTTCTACGCGACGGGGTACCTGCCCTTCCAGATCTACATGTCGGTCTCGAACGCGGTCGCACGCAGCGTGAGCTATTCCCGCGCGTTGCTGTTCTATCCGGCGGTCACATGGCTCGACGCGATGATCGCGCGCACGGTGCTCAATTCGCTGACCGGGCTTCTCGTGACCTACATCCTGCTCACGGGCATCTTCGTGATGACCGAGACGCGCACCGTGATCGCGCTCGGCCCTGTGGCGCTGTCGCTTGCGCTAGCCATTGCGCTCGGCGCGGGCGTGGGCGCGTTCAACTGCGTGATCTCGGGCCTCTTCAAAGCCTGGGAGCAGATCTGGTCGATCGCCATGCGGCCGATCTTCATCGTCTCGGGCGTGTTCTTCCTCTACGAGGACATGCCGCCCAACGTGGCCGCGATCCTGTGGTGGAATCCGCTGCTGCACATCACCGGCCTGATGCGCAGGGGGATCTATGCCACCTATCGGGCCGATTACGTCTCGATCACCTACGTGCTCGCCGTCAGCCTCGGCGCTCTCGCGATGGGTCTTCTGCTGATGGGCCGCTTCCATCGCAAGATCCTGAACGAGTGA
- the rfbA gene encoding glucose-1-phosphate thymidylyltransferase RfbA, with amino-acid sequence MTDRKGIILAGGSGTRLYPITMGVSKQLMPIYDKPMIYYPISVLMLTGIREIAIITTPEDADQFKRSLGDGSQWGLSFTWITQDSPDGLAQAYLLAEDFLAGAPSALVLGDNIFFGHDLPQILLEASEKESGGTVFGYRVADPERYGVVDFDASGKVNAIVEKPKIPPSNYAVTGLYFLDGTAPERAKKVTKSDRGELEIVSLLEMYLDEGTLDVAQMGRGFAWLDTGTHGSLLDAGNFVRTLSERQGQQVGCPEEIAHAKGWIDDATLRARGEKFAKNPYGQYLLGLLKE; translated from the coding sequence ATGACCGACCGCAAGGGCATCATCCTGGCCGGAGGCTCCGGCACGCGGCTCTATCCGATCACCATGGGCGTCTCGAAGCAGCTCATGCCGATCTACGACAAGCCGATGATCTACTACCCGATCAGCGTGCTGATGCTGACGGGCATCCGCGAGATCGCGATCATTACCACGCCTGAAGATGCCGACCAGTTCAAGCGCTCGCTGGGCGACGGGTCGCAATGGGGCCTGAGCTTCACCTGGATCACGCAGGACAGTCCCGACGGCCTTGCCCAGGCCTATCTGCTAGCCGAAGATTTCCTCGCGGGCGCGCCCTCGGCGCTCGTGCTGGGCGACAACATCTTCTTCGGCCACGACCTGCCGCAGATCCTGCTCGAAGCCTCCGAAAAGGAGAGCGGCGGCACCGTTTTCGGCTATCGCGTGGCCGACCCCGAGCGCTACGGCGTCGTCGATTTCGATGCCTCGGGCAAGGTAAACGCCATCGTTGAGAAACCAAAGATCCCGCCCTCGAACTACGCGGTGACGGGTCTCTACTTCCTTGACGGGACCGCGCCCGAACGCGCCAAAAAGGTCACCAAGTCCGATCGCGGCGAACTCGAGATCGTGAGCCTTCTGGAGATGTATCTCGACGAAGGCACGCTCGACGTGGCGCAGATGGGGCGCGGCTTTGCCTGGCTCGACACCGGCACGCACGGATCGCTGCTCGATGCCGGCAATTTCGTGAGAACGCTCTCGGAACGGCAGGGACAGCAGGTGGGCTGCCCCGAAGAGATCGCCCATGCCAAGGGCTGGATCGACGACGCCACCCTGCGCGCCCGGGGCGAGAAATTCGCCAAGAATCCCTACGGGCAGTACCTGCTCGGCCTGCTCAAGGAGTGA
- a CDS encoding 3-keto-5-aminohexanoate cleavage protein has translation MPGPRKVIITCAVTGAIHTPSMSPHLPVTPEEIIEASLAAAEAGASVLHLHARDPETGKPTQDPRAFEAFLPQIKQATGAVINLTTGGSPHMSVEERMRPATEFKPELASLNMGSMNFGLYPMLDRFKEFRHEWEREHLEKSRDLVFKNTFRDIQTILELGNENGTRFEFECYDVSHLYNLKHFVDRGLAREPLFVQTVFGLLGGIGAHPEDVMHMRRTAMRLFGEEYRWSVLGAGAAQMRVAAQAAAMGGNVRVGLEDSLWIAPKTLARSNADQVEKAKKMLESLSLEIATPEEAREILSLKGADKTAF, from the coding sequence ATGCCGGGACCTAGAAAGGTCATCATCACCTGCGCCGTGACGGGCGCGATCCACACGCCCTCGATGTCGCCGCATCTGCCGGTCACGCCCGAGGAGATCATCGAGGCCTCCCTCGCCGCGGCCGAGGCGGGTGCCTCGGTCCTGCACCTCCACGCCCGTGACCCCGAGACCGGCAAGCCCACACAGGACCCACGCGCCTTCGAGGCATTCCTGCCACAGATCAAGCAGGCGACCGGCGCGGTCATCAACCTCACCACCGGCGGCAGCCCGCATATGAGCGTGGAGGAGCGGATGCGCCCCGCAACCGAGTTCAAGCCCGAGCTCGCCTCGCTCAACATGGGGTCGATGAATTTCGGGCTCTATCCGATGCTCGACCGCTTCAAGGAATTTCGGCATGAGTGGGAGCGCGAGCATCTGGAGAAAAGCCGCGATCTGGTCTTCAAGAACACGTTCCGCGATATCCAGACGATCCTCGAACTCGGCAACGAAAACGGCACCCGGTTCGAGTTCGAATGCTACGACGTGAGCCACCTTTATAACCTCAAACATTTCGTCGATCGCGGTCTCGCGCGCGAGCCGCTCTTCGTTCAGACGGTCTTCGGCCTTCTGGGCGGCATCGGCGCGCATCCCGAGGATGTGATGCACATGCGCCGCACGGCGATGCGCCTCTTCGGCGAGGAGTATCGCTGGTCGGTGCTGGGGGCGGGAGCCGCGCAGATGCGCGTGGCGGCCCAGGCCGCGGCGATGGGCGGCAATGTCCGCGTCGGGCTTGAGGATTCGCTCTGGATCGCGCCGAAGACGCTCGCGCGCAGCAATGCCGATCAGGTGGAGAAGGCCAAGAAAATGCTCGAAAGCCTCTCGCTCGAGATCGCCACCCCCGAGGAAGCCCGCGAGATCCTCTCACTCAAGGGAGCCGACAAGACCGCATTCTGA
- a CDS encoding calcium/sodium antiporter, whose translation MVYLQLALGFVLLVAGGEALVRGAVAVAARMGVSPLLVGLTLVGFGTSTPELVTSLQAAIDGRPGIAIGNVVGSNIANILLILGIAAVIAPIAAARMGFLRDGVAFGGAALLCMAVVLHGTLERWLGLVLAGALVVYLVVAYLSDRGDPDAVETGETAPARPGALWASLALVVGGIAVTILGARLAVDAAVELALLWGMSETVVGLTIVAVGTSLPELVTSVLAALRREQAIAFGNVVGSNIYNILGILGVTALVLPVEVPPQIARLDIWVMMAATLALVLLVAVRQRIGRLAGAAFLTGYAGYTGWLVAMA comes from the coding sequence ATGGTCTACCTGCAGCTCGCCCTCGGCTTCGTGCTTCTCGTCGCGGGAGGAGAGGCATTGGTCAGGGGGGCCGTCGCGGTTGCGGCGCGGATGGGCGTTTCTCCGCTCCTCGTGGGGCTCACCCTCGTGGGGTTCGGAACCTCGACACCCGAGCTCGTGACGAGCCTGCAGGCCGCCATCGACGGGCGTCCGGGCATCGCGATCGGCAACGTCGTCGGTTCGAACATCGCCAACATCCTGCTGATCCTCGGCATCGCCGCGGTGATCGCGCCCATCGCGGCCGCGCGCATGGGATTCCTGCGCGACGGGGTCGCCTTCGGAGGCGCGGCACTGCTGTGCATGGCGGTGGTGCTCCACGGCACGCTCGAGCGGTGGCTGGGCCTCGTCCTCGCGGGCGCGCTCGTCGTCTATCTCGTCGTAGCCTATCTGAGCGACCGCGGTGATCCCGACGCGGTGGAGACGGGCGAAACCGCCCCTGCCCGACCCGGCGCGCTATGGGCCTCGCTCGCACTCGTCGTAGGGGGGATCGCGGTCACGATCCTCGGCGCGCGCCTGGCAGTCGACGCGGCGGTGGAACTCGCGCTCCTCTGGGGGATGAGCGAGACGGTCGTGGGCCTCACCATCGTCGCGGTGGGTACCTCGCTGCCCGAACTTGTGACCTCGGTCCTGGCAGCGCTCAGGCGCGAGCAGGCGATCGCCTTCGGCAACGTGGTGGGATCGAACATCTACAACATACTTGGGATCCTCGGGGTCACCGCGCTCGTCCTGCCGGTCGAGGTGCCGCCACAGATCGCCCGGCTCGATATCTGGGTGATGATGGCCGCGACGCTGGCGCTCGTCCTGCTCGTGGCCGTTCGGCAGCGCATCGGCCGTCTTGCCGGAGCGGCCTTTCTCACGGGCTATGCCGGCTATACCGGCTGGCTCGTGGCGATGGCGTGA
- a CDS encoding sugar transporter: MNTPNDGAAARSDAEPKTTVAASGDAPDKAAEKTARKAPDKPGEADTPKGRVETLPPGGKGGGGKGGGQDGARARVEGPAERPMARPARMQPRHWGLGLSFLAVVGMPLMATILYLWIFAVDQYASITGFTIRQEEGGGASELLGGLASITGAPVSSDADILYEFIQSQEMVREVDAELGLVEHYTAPFPGDPVFALWPDPSIEELQSFWQGKVQITFSQSNGLIEVQTLAFDPGTAHAINREIVARSQQMINDLNLQAREDAMRYANADLEEARDRLRAARGALTAFRTRTQIVDPEADMQGRMGVMTNLQQQLAEALIEYDLLQQTANAQDPRVRQVEQRIEVIRGRIADERASFTSDDTRMGGVGEDYPSLIAEYEGLAVDRQFAEETYRAALAAVDLARAKAQRQSRYLATYIPPTLPEVAEFPRRTIIVAMTGLFLMLLWAVMALVYYSIRDRG, translated from the coding sequence ATGAACACGCCGAACGACGGGGCCGCCGCGCGCAGCGACGCGGAGCCGAAGACGACCGTGGCCGCCTCCGGAGACGCCCCCGACAAGGCTGCAGAAAAGACGGCGCGGAAGGCCCCCGACAAGCCGGGAGAAGCCGACACACCCAAAGGCCGCGTCGAAACGCTCCCGCCCGGCGGCAAGGGTGGAGGCGGCAAGGGCGGCGGTCAGGACGGTGCCCGCGCGCGGGTCGAGGGTCCGGCCGAGCGGCCCATGGCGCGGCCCGCGCGGATGCAGCCACGCCATTGGGGTCTGGGCCTAAGTTTCCTCGCGGTGGTAGGCATGCCACTCATGGCGACGATCCTCTATCTCTGGATCTTCGCGGTCGACCAATACGCCTCCATCACGGGGTTCACCATCCGTCAGGAAGAGGGCGGCGGCGCCTCCGAGCTGCTGGGCGGGCTCGCCTCGATCACCGGCGCGCCGGTCTCATCGGATGCCGACATCCTCTACGAGTTCATCCAGAGCCAGGAGATGGTGCGCGAGGTCGATGCCGAGCTCGGTCTCGTGGAACATTATACCGCGCCCTTCCCGGGCGATCCGGTCTTCGCGCTCTGGCCCGACCCGTCGATCGAGGAGCTGCAGAGCTTCTGGCAGGGCAAGGTGCAGATCACCTTCAGCCAGAGCAACGGCCTCATCGAGGTGCAGACGCTCGCCTTCGATCCCGGAACGGCCCATGCGATCAACCGCGAGATCGTCGCGCGCAGCCAGCAGATGATCAACGATCTGAACCTGCAGGCGCGCGAGGATGCGATGCGCTATGCAAATGCCGATCTGGAGGAGGCCCGCGACCGCCTGCGCGCGGCCCGCGGCGCGCTGACCGCGTTCCGCACCCGCACCCAGATCGTAGATCCCGAAGCCGACATGCAGGGCCGGATGGGGGTGATGACGAACCTGCAGCAGCAGCTCGCCGAGGCGCTGATCGAATACGATCTGCTGCAGCAGACTGCCAACGCGCAGGATCCGCGCGTGCGTCAGGTCGAGCAGCGCATCGAGGTGATCCGCGGCCGCATCGCCGACGAGCGCGCGAGCTTCACGAGCGACGACACGCGGATGGGCGGCGTGGGCGAGGATTATCCCTCGCTCATCGCAGAATACGAAGGTCTCGCCGTCGATCGCCAATTCGCCGAGGAGACTTATCGCGCGGCCCTCGCGGCGGTGGATCTGGCTCGTGCCAAAGCGCAGCGCCAGAGCCGCTATCTTGCGACCTACATCCCGCCGACGCTGCCCGAGGTGGCCGAATTCCCCCGCCGTACGATCATCGTCGCGATGACGGGGTTGTTCCTGATGCTGCTCTGGGCGGTGATGGCGCTCGTCTACTATTCCATCCGTGACCGTGGGTGA
- a CDS encoding glycosyltransferase — protein MSDTASSPHARLVALVVTHERLAQLKVTLARLLQSPPGELAAILVVDNASADGTGEWLEDMADPRLHVLRLPDNRGGAGGFEAGMRHAMVDLAPDWVVVMDDDARPAPGALADFHAVPRDPRTAYAAAVRYPDGGICEMNRPGLNPFARPSALWRTLGGGGRDGYHMGAADYDGTALRPVDMGSFVGLFVPRAAIEVTGYPEGALFLYGDDAIYSLRMRAAGIEILFDPNMAFEHDCATYAPGGGVARIAPLWKAYYLFRNRLVMYRHAAGPVLFWLFAPVLIAKWRSDARHYGADADRFRAILARAVRDGVGRRLGIGIEAVRAMADPVTRSGSCDGSGPSAEDPSRERRG, from the coding sequence ATGAGCGATACCGCCTCCTCCCCGCACGCCCGTCTCGTGGCACTCGTCGTCACCCACGAACGTCTCGCGCAGCTCAAGGTGACGCTCGCGCGGCTCTTGCAGAGCCCGCCCGGAGAGCTTGCCGCGATCCTCGTCGTCGACAATGCCTCGGCCGACGGGACCGGCGAATGGCTGGAGGACATGGCCGACCCGCGGCTCCATGTCCTGCGCCTGCCCGACAATCGCGGCGGTGCGGGCGGGTTCGAGGCGGGGATGCGCCACGCGATGGTCGATCTGGCCCCCGACTGGGTCGTGGTAATGGACGACGACGCACGGCCCGCTCCGGGCGCGCTCGCGGATTTCCACGCGGTCCCGCGCGATCCTCGCACGGCTTATGCGGCGGCGGTGCGCTATCCCGATGGCGGGATCTGCGAGATGAACCGCCCCGGCCTCAATCCCTTCGCGCGGCCCTCAGCGCTCTGGCGCACGCTCGGGGGCGGGGGGCGCGACGGCTATCACATGGGGGCAGCCGATTACGATGGCACCGCACTCAGGCCCGTCGACATGGGATCCTTCGTGGGCCTTTTCGTGCCGCGCGCGGCGATCGAGGTGACGGGCTATCCCGAGGGGGCGCTGTTCCTTTATGGCGACGACGCGATCTATTCGCTCAGGATGCGCGCGGCAGGGATCGAGATCCTGTTCGATCCGAACATGGCCTTCGAACACGATTGCGCGACCTACGCGCCCGGCGGGGGCGTCGCGCGGATCGCGCCACTCTGGAAGGCCTACTACCTCTTCCGCAACCGCCTCGTCATGTATCGCCACGCGGCGGGTCCGGTGCTCTTCTGGCTCTTCGCACCGGTGCTGATCGCCAAATGGCGGAGCGACGCGCGCCATTACGGCGCGGATGCCGACCGGTTCCGCGCGATCCTTGCGCGCGCAGTGCGCGACGGGGTGGGCCGGCGGCTCGGGATCGGGATCGAGGCGGTGCGCGCCATGGCGGACCCCGTCACTCGTTCAGGATCTTGCGATGGAAGCGGCCCATCAGCAGAAGACCCATCGCGAGAGCGCCGAGGCTGA
- a CDS encoding ABC transporter ATP-binding protein, with amino-acid sequence MIVFENLTKSFNLKGFRQVVIDRLNLVLPTGHSLALLGRNGAGKSTLMKLIAGTLQPDEGRIVSDGSISWPVGLGGSFHRDLTGAQNVRFLARVYGVDTRELEDFVEDFAELGKHYHMPIRSYSSGMRSRLTFGTSMGIPFDTYLVDEVTAVGDKAFRRKSQALFTERMKNASAILVSHNTDDLRRFCDAGIVLENGHLTFFEDLEEAIAMHDDNMGRPAAQSA; translated from the coding sequence GTGATCGTCTTCGAGAACCTCACCAAGAGCTTCAACCTCAAGGGCTTCCGGCAGGTCGTCATCGACCGGCTGAACCTCGTCCTGCCGACGGGGCATTCGCTGGCGCTGCTGGGACGCAACGGAGCGGGCAAGTCGACGCTGATGAAGCTCATCGCGGGCACGCTGCAGCCCGATGAGGGGCGCATCGTCTCGGACGGATCAATCTCATGGCCGGTGGGGCTGGGGGGCTCGTTCCACCGCGACCTCACCGGCGCGCAGAACGTGCGGTTCCTCGCGCGCGTCTACGGCGTCGACACGCGTGAGCTTGAGGATTTCGTCGAGGATTTCGCCGAGCTGGGCAAGCATTACCACATGCCGATCCGCTCCTATTCGAGCGGCATGCGTTCGCGGCTGACCTTCGGCACCTCGATGGGGATCCCGTTCGACACCTATCTCGTCGACGAGGTGACGGCGGTGGGCGACAAGGCCTTCCGCCGCAAGAGCCAGGCGCTTTTCACCGAGCGGATGAAGAACGCCTCGGCGATCCTCGTGAGCCACAACACCGACGATCTGCGTCGGTTCTGCGATGCGGGCATCGTGCTCGAGAACGGTCACCTGACCTTCTTCGAGGATCTCGAGGAGGCGATCGCGATGCATGACGACAACATGGGCCGCCCCGCGGCGCAATCGGCATGA